A window of Rhizobium tumorigenes genomic DNA:
CGCGAATGCCGCCGTTTCCGAGCTGCTTCCTGTCTTTGTCTTCGCAGCGATGATGGCTATCATATTTTTTGCCATCGAGTGGCCGCCGATCGCACGGATCGTTCTGCTGACCTATCTCATTGCATTCGTCCTCTACCGATGTCTGTCTGTGCTCGCGGGTCTCTCCACCGACAGCAGACCCCGTCTCAGACGCCGCGCACGACTGTTCCTGGCTGCAGCCACCACAGGCGTCGCATCTGCGACCCTTGCCGATCCGCTTGGCGTCGATCCGGCCGTGAGCGAAGCTATCTCCTATTGTTTCAGCCTTGCCCTGCTCGCGATATCCATTGAAGCCGTTTGGGCAACCTTGTTAAAACCACGCGCGACAAAGGTAGCGCTGTCTCTCTATCTCGTGGGCATTTGGGCCCTGTGGTGCCTCGATCTCAAAGGGTTGTTCTGGATCGGGGTCTATTCGTTGACCTTGCCTGTGCTCCTGCGCGGCGTCGGGCGAGCGGCCGCATCCACCCTTTCGCCGAGCAGCGACACCTCTTCGACGGAACTCCGGTCTGTCCTCCTCGTAAGAGGAAGCCGGGCGATTATCATAGGGCTAGCAGTCGCGTGGATCGCGACAGTCTGGCACTTGAACCCCGACTCGCTGGCGCACCAGAATCCGAAACTGACGGCGATCCTCTACGGCTTGGCCAAGAGCGTCGTCGTGCTGCTGATTGCCGACCTACTCTGGCAACTTGCGAAATCTCAGATCGACCGCACGCTCGCCACCACGGTTGACACGGTCGGCGTTCCAGCCGCCGAACTCGCGCGTCGCGGCCGGCTCCTCACGCTGCTTCCGATTTTCCGGAATGTGCTCGCTGTCTTCGTCGGAGTGATGGCAGCGCTCATCGTCCTTTCGGAACTCGGCGTCGAGATTGCGCCGCTTGTCGCGGGCGCGGGCATTTTCGGTGTGGCGCTGGGCTTCGGGTCGCAGACACTGGTGAAGGACGTCATCAGCGGCGTCTTCTATATGCTCGATGACGCATTCCGCGTCGGCGAATACATCCAGGCGAAGAGCTACATGGGGACTGTCGAGGGCTTCAGCCTCCGCTCGGTCCGTCTACGTCATCATCGCGGTCCGGTATTCACGGTTCCCTTCGGCGAGCTGGGCGCGGTCGAGAACATGAGCCGCGACTGGGCGATCGATAAATTCAAGATATCCGTCGGATACGACACCGACATCAACGTCGCCCGTAAGATCGCCAAAGCCATCGGCACGGAGCTTCTGGCCGACCCCGAACTGGGACCACAGTTCATCACGCCGCTCAAGATGAAGGGTGTCGAGTCCTTCGGAGATTATGGCATCGTGCTGAGCTTTGCGATGACGACGGTGCCCGGCCAGCAGACTTCGATACGTCGCAAAGCTTATGCGATGATACGGGAGGCGTTCCGTGCGAACGGCATCGAGTTCGCAACGCCGTCCGTGCAGGTTGGTGGCGAGGAAACGGGCGGCGCAGCGGCCGCCGCGAACATCGTGAGAGCGGCGGAGATCAAGG
This region includes:
- a CDS encoding mechanosensitive ion channel family protein, which encodes MKWLMALLIAMYAGVATAQTPTQPKIDELVRLLNDPELRTWLANKAAVNAQPESAPAEASGLSAWELATRHRVDTIIAALPRIPTEVMAASRKTREDAISHGYAPVMLIFAVLVAVGSFAEWGFRWMRRRKSKNEPDTANAAVSELLPVFVFAAMMAIIFFAIEWPPIARIVLLTYLIAFVLYRCLSVLAGLSTDSRPRLRRRARLFLAAATTGVASATLADPLGVDPAVSEAISYCFSLALLAISIEAVWATLLKPRATKVALSLYLVGIWALWCLDLKGLFWIGVYSLTLPVLLRGVGRAAASTLSPSSDTSSTELRSVLLVRGSRAIIIGLAVAWIATVWHLNPDSLAHQNPKLTAILYGLAKSVVVLLIADLLWQLAKSQIDRTLATTVDTVGVPAAELARRGRLLTLLPIFRNVLAVFVGVMAALIVLSELGVEIAPLVAGAGIFGVALGFGSQTLVKDVISGVFYMLDDAFRVGEYIQAKSYMGTVEGFSLRSVRLRHHRGPVFTVPFGELGAVENMSRDWAIDKFKISVGYDTDINVARKIAKAIGTELLADPELGPQFITPLKMKGVESFGDYGIVLSFAMTTVPGQQTSIRRKAYAMIREAFRANGIEFATPSVQVGGEETGGAAAAANIVRAAEIKAQAAAGES